The Paenibacillus sp. 481 DNA window TATGCGCTTAACCGCAGCAAATCTTTCGGCTCAAAAGCGGATTGCTCCCCTTCTTGGAATAGCAAGATAGCTTTGGAGCTCACCGGAAATGTTAAGCAATAATTCATGCCAACTGTACTAATAAACAATACAGCTGTTTCGTTCACTTGCAAGCTGCTAGCCAGATAGAGCAAGGACGGAATCATAATAATAGCTCTAGTTGTATGAGACGTAATATAAATATGGGATGTTAACGAGAATAAGACGATAAACAGTAAAATGAGCCATGAAGACTGTAGCTGAATGTTCTGTGCAAATGCGAAAATACTGTCCATTATCCATTTTGCTGCTCCTGATTCGACAAGAGCTGACCCCAACGCGAGTGCGGCCCCGACAAATAGGATTAAATTCCATGATACCGATTTGAGTCCATCTTTCCATTTCATTACGCCAATATGCGGCAAGGTTAATAAGATAGCTCCAAGCATCGTGACGGTAGCAATTTCGATACCGTGCCAGCTCTCGGTAAGCCAGAGTGTAATAATGATTCCAAATAGTCCGAACGTATATTTTTCGTTGCGTGTAAATTGCACGCTCACCGTTTCATAAGGAATCGGGCGCTGCTCATCTTCTTTGCGCAGGAACAAGCGGATGACGACCTGACACGAAATGGCGCTCGCTACAATTCCGAACGGCATCCCCCATAGCATCCATTGCAAAAAGGAAATGCTCTTGCCGTTAAATTGCTGAAGCAAATCAACGGCAATTAAATGCGAGCCCGCGCCAATCAAGGTAGAGATCGTCGACACAAGTATGATAGTCGGCATTAAAATAGCGAGCGCGCGCGTGACGTCTTTGCTACCGATGGCGCGTGATATCGCCTGGTACACAGGTAGCACGACGGCTGCACGGCCGGATGTGCTAGGGATAAAGAAGGCTAACGCTTGAATGACAAGCGTTAGCAACCAAAATACGTTCGTGACCGTGCGTGCGCGCTGCACGATCGCATTGGTCAATTTGTGGGCAAGCCCTGTGACTTGCAAAGCCCCGCCCATGATAAACGAGCCAATCATCAGCCAAATAATATCGGAAGCAAGCGATTTGAACAGTATTTCTTGCTCCACGGCTCCCGTTATGACGGTAAATAATACGCTAACAATCGCAACGTAAGCGGCATTCATTCGCGTTGTTGTCCACAACACGATGGCGCTACCAAAAGCGAATAAGCTCATTCTCGCTCCCCAAGCGAGCGAAGCTGGAAGCATAACTAACACAGCTAGCAGGATAATCAAGCTGAGTGGCAGTAGCCATGAGGCTTCCAAATGGAAGCCCCTTGACGTTTTAGACTCATGCGCTGATTGTGGTGATGCGGTCGCAGCATATGGATGATGCCCAATCTGATTCTGTGCTTGATCGGAGGCTTGACCGGCTGCCGAATGGACAGCAGATGTTAAAGGGTTCTCCCCTGCATAATCAGCCTCTTTTCGCAATGTACTCATACGACCGCCTCTTTGAGTCGTGCTCGAAACGCCATTTTGTAACCGACGAGCAACGTACGCATCGCACTTTCCGTACAATCGGCTAGCCATTGCTCGGTGAATTGAAATGCTTCTTCCAACGAGGCAGGCATTTGCGAAATGCTCGAAAACGCATCAATTCCATACTCGTAATTAATTCGCGCACCTTCCCCTACCGTACCTGCTACCGCAATGACTGGTAAACCACGGCGTTTTGCTCGCTTCGCCACTTCAGCTGGAATTTTGCCACGTGGCGTCTGATAGTCAATACAGCCTTCAGCCGTAAACACAAGATCCGATTCATTTAACAATTGATCCAAATCCATATATTTCATAATAATATCGTAGCGTGCGTGCAACTTGGCACCCAGTAAGGCATGTAGCCCCGCTCCTAAACCACCCGAAGCCCCTCCGACCGGAATGTCTCGTACCTGAACACCTAAGTCTCGCTCAATAATGGCCGAATATTGTTCTAGCGCAGCTTCCAATTGTTGCACTTGTGAAGGTGTCGCCCCTTTTTGCGGTCCGAAAATTCTCGCTACACCATTCTCTCCACATAGCTTGTTAAACCAATTTCCCGCCACATCCAATTGAACATTATGAATTCGTGGGTCAATACTAGATAAGTCGATCCGATCCAATTCCAGCAAAGAAATAGCACCACGGATCACTATCTCTTCTCCTGCTTTGTTATAGAACTTCGCGCCTAACGCTTGCGCCATTCCCGCTCCTCCATCAGATGTGCCAGAATCGCCGCACCCGATTAAAATTCGCTCAGCACCTTTATCTAAAGCGGCTTTAATAAGCTCGCCTACCCCATGAGTCGTAGTTCGCCGTGGGTCACGCATCGATCTCGGCACTAGCCTTAATCCTCCAGCAGCAGCCATTTCGATAATTGCCGTACGACGCTCATTGTCCCCACCAAGAAATCCAAAATGAGACATGACAGACTGTCCAACTGGACCTGTTACTTTAACGTCGTGAATTTGACCTTTAGTCATTCGAACGAGGGTGCGCGTAAATCCTTCTCCTCCATCTACCATCGGCAACTCTACGATGTTCGCCTCTGGCATTACACGCATAATCCCCGATTTCATACAATGAGCAGCCTTCTCTGCATCTACACTTTCTTTAAAGCCTGACGGCACAATTAAAATCCTCATTTTGTAGTTTCTCCTCTCACTTCTTCAGATGTCGCTTCCAACAATTTCTATCTTAAAGAATGAAAAGGAAAATCTTATGAGAGTTAGATTAGAAATCAATGAGAATCTTTGGATAAATATTTGAAGGATTCTCATTTTAGCGTCGCGTCTTATCACTCAGATTCCAAAACATGTATTTCCAATGGAGGACTAAAACGATGAATACTTTTGCAAACCGAAGCAAGCTCTTGCTCGTCAGCCTGTCTATGCTTACGATGACGTTCTCTATTTACGGCACCGCGCACGCTGCGAAATCGCCAGTAGCCGTATCAGCGCCAGCAGTAACACCAGTTCCAGTAGCAGTAGCAGTACCAACATCAACATCAACACCAACACCAACACCAACACCAACATCACCAGCATCTGCTTCCAAAAGTACTCTAGCTACACATCAAGGGCCTATTGATCCAAAAGAAGTAGAAGTATTCGCTGATCGTTTGTTTAAATCGTCCAAATTCAAACATATACCTGGGGCGGTGTTCGTCGTCGTTAAGGATGGCAAAGTTGTATTGAGCAAAGGCTACGGCTACGCCGATATGAACAGCAAACAGCCGATGGACCCTGAACACACCGTGCTGCGAGTCGCCTCCATTTCGAAACCTTTCGCTTCTACGGCCATTATGCAGCTAGCCGAACAGGGCAAAGTTGATTTGAAAAAAGATATTAAAGCCTACTTGGGCGACATAACGATTCCACGAAAAGCGGCTGGAAATTTGACGTTAGCGCATCTGATGAGCTACTCTACCGGATTTGATTTCCCCGATGCTCCAGACTTACCAAATCGATTTAGTACGAAGCAGTACTTGAAACATGTTATGCCGACCGTTGTCCGTACACCTGGCGAGACGTATATGTATGATAATTTCGGTTTTGCGCTGCAAGGTTATATCGTTGAAAAAGTGACAGGTGTGCCGTTTATCGAATACGGCCAACAGCATGTGTTGAACCCACTCGGGATGACGAACAGCGGCTTTGAAGTCACTCCCAAATTGAAAGCGAAATTGGCAACTTCATATAATAGTAGTAAAAAAGTCATTCCTTATTATGAATATACGAATCCAACAGCAGCTAGTGGCGGGCTCGTGTCAACTGGAAATGACATGGCTAAGTTTATGAATGCTTTTTTACAGAAGGGCGCAATCGGCAATAAGAAGACGCTATTAACACCCGAAAGCGTCAAGCAAATGCTTCGTCCACAGGTCGCCATTCATCCACAGGTGAC harbors:
- a CDS encoding SLC13 family permease, encoding MSTLRKEADYAGENPLTSAVHSAAGQASDQAQNQIGHHPYAATASPQSAHESKTSRGFHLEASWLLPLSLIILLAVLVMLPASLAWGARMSLFAFGSAIVLWTTTRMNAAYVAIVSVLFTVITGAVEQEILFKSLASDIIWLMIGSFIMGGALQVTGLAHKLTNAIVQRARTVTNVFWLLTLVIQALAFFIPSTSGRAAVVLPVYQAISRAIGSKDVTRALAILMPTIILVSTISTLIGAGSHLIAVDLLQQFNGKSISFLQWMLWGMPFGIVASAISCQVVIRLFLRKEDEQRPIPYETVSVQFTRNEKYTFGLFGIIITLWLTESWHGIEIATVTMLGAILLTLPHIGVMKWKDGLKSVSWNLILFVGAALALGSALVESGAAKWIMDSIFAFAQNIQLQSSWLILLFIVLFSLTSHIYITSHTTRAIIMIPSLLYLASSLQVNETAVLFISTVGMNYCLTFPVSSKAILLFQEGEQSAFEPKDLLRLSAYLGVIHFVLIIAFYYGYWQWAGLAF
- a CDS encoding glycerate kinase family protein, with translation MRILIVPSGFKESVDAEKAAHCMKSGIMRVMPEANIVELPMVDGGEGFTRTLVRMTKGQIHDVKVTGPVGQSVMSHFGFLGGDNERRTAIIEMAAAGGLRLVPRSMRDPRRTTTHGVGELIKAALDKGAERILIGCGDSGTSDGGAGMAQALGAKFYNKAGEEIVIRGAISLLELDRIDLSSIDPRIHNVQLDVAGNWFNKLCGENGVARIFGPQKGATPSQVQQLEAALEQYSAIIERDLGVQVRDIPVGGASGGLGAGLHALLGAKLHARYDIIMKYMDLDQLLNESDLVFTAEGCIDYQTPRGKIPAEVAKRAKRRGLPVIAVAGTVGEGARINYEYGIDAFSSISQMPASLEEAFQFTEQWLADCTESAMRTLLVGYKMAFRARLKEAVV
- a CDS encoding serine hydrolase, encoding MNTFANRSKLLLVSLSMLTMTFSIYGTAHAAKSPVAVSAPAVTPVPVAVAVPTSTSTPTPTPTPTSPASASKSTLATHQGPIDPKEVEVFADRLFKSSKFKHIPGAVFVVVKDGKVVLSKGYGYADMNSKQPMDPEHTVLRVASISKPFASTAIMQLAEQGKVDLKKDIKAYLGDITIPRKAAGNLTLAHLMSYSTGFDFPDAPDLPNRFSTKQYLKHVMPTVVRTPGETYMYDNFGFALQGYIVEKVTGVPFIEYGQQHVLNPLGMTNSGFEVTPKLKAKLATSYNSSKKVIPYYEYTNPTAASGGLVSTGNDMAKFMNAFLQKGAIGNKKTLLTPESVKQMLRPQVAIHPQVTNTSFGFETYYHEAHNGQYIIGKGGDLPGFSSWMWMLPEQNTGAFVIFNTNDGVEDHLRHYVFKSFMDHYYPQQSVTTKQVSTKQQDLAPFEGSYRELRIGFILSHIKATADGQLEVSHAVNGKTTYRQVEPLLFVNDKGEVLAFKKKKDGSIGHMYNGLVAWSEKLEKPTQAVTDVAVNHPYYRYILDLNMRGAIQTDNGAFKPNQQMTRAEFVSLLIQGLRLKQSNTKVQLTDVVNHTAAKDIQTAIEWGIITADKGGKFYPNEVITRQEAAATLWRISNTLLGSKEKNAALRGKTDAWALPGVKFIVASKKYGPEIKPAADGTVDFESKRALLRQEGAALISSFLADPF